The following are encoded in a window of Desulfolucanica intricata genomic DNA:
- the mraZ gene encoding division/cell wall cluster transcriptional repressor MraZ: MFMGEHQHTIDSKGRMIIPARFREGLGERFVMTKGLDSCLFVYPMEEWTELEQKMRSLPFTRKDARAFVRFFFSGACECELDKQGRILIPNNLREYAKLEKEVVVIGVSSRVEIWSKAEWESYNKNASDSVEEIAEKIVDFDLGF; encoded by the coding sequence ATGTTCATGGGTGAACACCAGCACACCATAGACAGTAAAGGAAGAATGATTATACCCGCCCGTTTTCGTGAAGGCCTGGGCGAGCGGTTTGTTATGACCAAAGGTCTTGACAGCTGCCTGTTTGTCTATCCAATGGAAGAATGGACAGAACTGGAGCAAAAAATGCGCTCCCTTCCCTTTACCCGAAAGGATGCCCGGGCCTTTGTTCGCTTTTTCTTTTCAGGGGCATGTGAGTGTGAATTGGATAAGCAGGGGAGAATACTGATTCCCAATAACCTACGTGAGTATGCAAAATTGGAAAAGGAAGTGGTGGTTATCGGAGTATCATCAAGGGTGGAAATATGGTCTAAAGCTGAGTGGGAAAGCTATAACAAGAATGCTTCAGACTCAGTGGAGGAAATTGCTGAAAAAATTGTTGATTTTGATTTGGGATTCTAA